TGGCGGTGTTATTATTGAGACTCATTCTCACACTCCATCCTGTGATTCTAATGGTTCCCTGCATCGCAAGCAAGAGGCCGAAATGTGAGAAGTTCTGCTAATTTTCCCAAACGATGGTCTCTGATACGACCGCTGGTTCAAGGTCCGTATATTTACCCAAACCCTGCGGCTAGGCCAGGCGGCTCTTTCCGGGTCGGCGGGAGTCAAAGATTGGCGGCATATTTTCTAGTCAGGGCGGAAAGTTCCACGCGGACGGCGGCGAACTTGGGATCGTCGGCCAGATTTTTCATCTCCAGCGGGTCGGCCTTGCAATCAAAAAGCATGGCGCCGTTCTGGCCGTTGGGACCATACTCGGCGTAGCGGTATTCTTCGGTACGGACGGCCACGCCGTGGAAGGTTTTGCCGTCTTCGCTCCAGACCGAGTATCCGGGCTGTTTCCACTCGGTGTCCGGTTTTTCGAGCAAAGGGACGAGGCTTGTGCCTTCATTGTCGGAGGGCAGCGTAAGGTTGCACAGTTGGGCCAGCGTGGCATACAGGTCGAGCGATTGGACGATGCGCGTGCACGCCTGACCGTTGCCTGCGGCGCCGGGGGCGTGGATGATCAAGGGGACGCGCGTACCCATTTCGAACAGCGAGCCGGCCTTTGACCATTTGCCTTTTTCCCCGAGTTGGTACCCGTGGTCGGCGAGGAAAACAATGATGGTGTTTTCGCGCAATCCCAATCGGTCAAGTTCAGCGATGACCCGGCCGATGTTCCAATCGACCCAGGAAATGGAGGCCAGGTAGGCGCGGATAACTTCCTTGGCCTCGGCTTCGCTCGCGCCGCGGCCAATGAACAAATCGGCGTTGCGCTTGCGGATGGCGGCGCTGGGAAATCCCGCTGGTACGGTTGGCCAGGCGGCAAAATCCGGCGTCAATTGGATTTTGTCCACGTCGTACAAATCGATAAACTTCTGCGGTGCGGTCGGCGGACTATGCGGCTTCACAAATCCGCAGGCGATGAAAAAGGGCTGGTCTTTGTATTTTTGCAAATTCTCAATCGTACGGTCTGCGGTGTGATAATCGCCGTGCCCTTCGCCGTTCCCTTCTAAAACGACGATCCGATCGGAATAAGCCGCGCGGGCGTTGTCCGCTGGCAGCGGCGGCAGAACGCCGTCCGGCATGGGAATTTGAACCCGTGGAATTACCATCGTTTTCCCAACCGCCGGGCCGCTGCCGTCGTCGGTCGTACCACCCTTATCGCTGGTGGCGCTCCAGGACGGGGCATCATCGATCCCTCCGTGATAAATTTTTCCCGCGCGCACCGTCACATATCCGTTGTCTTTGAACAACTGCGGCAACGTCGTCCAGTCGGGATGCGCCACACGAAAATCGGTGCGGTTTCCCAGCACGCTTGTCTGCGTTGGATTTCTCCCGGTAAGCAGCGATGCACGCGACGGATTGCACAGCGGAAACTGGCAGTAATTCCGGTCGAAACGTACCCCGGCGTGGGCCAATGCGTCGAGGTTGGGGGTTTGCGCGTTGAACATCGAGGCGTAACAGCCCAGCTCGACGCGCATATCGTCGGACATGATGAACAGAACATTGAGTTTGCGCTTGGCGGGATCGGGGCCGCTTTGGGCCCGCAAAGTGCCCGGTACCGTTGCTGCTAGCGTGGTGGCGGCAAGTTGGCCCAGGAAAGCACGACGTGTATGCGGGGGCATAAGCAATCCTCCTAGAGCGACATTTTACCGCGCCTCCGGAGCAAAAGCACGCATAATGAAAAAAGCTGCGCGGAATGGTTATACTCGAAAGCATGCCGATCAAAAGCGTTTCCATGGAACCAGGGCATGGTTTCCATGTGTTGACTAAGCCGATTGGGCCCATTTGCAATCTGGATTGCAAGTATTGCTTCTATCTGGAAAAGGAGAAGCTGTATCCGGGTGAGCGAAAATGGGCGATGAGCGACGATGTGCTGGAAGCCTACATTCTGCAGTACATCGCGGGGCAGGCCGGGCCGGAAGTGTACTTTGCCTGGCAGGGCGGGGAGCCAACGTTGTTGGGCGTGGGATTTTTTCAGCGGGCGATAGAGTTGCAGCGGAAATACGCCGGCGGCAAACACATTTTCAACGCGCTGCAGACCAACGGAACGTTGTTGGATGATGACTGGTGCGCGTTTTTTTCGGAGCACGCTTTTTTAGTCGGGCTGTCTATTGACGGACCCGCCGAACTCCATGATGCGTACCGGGTCGACAAGCACGGCGGGAAAACGTTCGAGGCCGTAATGCGCGGGTTAGGTTTTTTGCAGAAGCACGGGGTCGACTTCAATACATTGACCGTGGTGAACCGGGTGAACGCGGAGCAGCCGTTGGAGCTGTATCGGTTTTTGAAGGAGATCGGCAGCGCATATCTGCAGTTTATCCCGTTGGTGGAAAGGGTTGCACCGGCGGCGGAGATGAATGCTCGAGGCGTACAGTTGGCGGAGCCGCCGGTGGCCGGTGAAAAGGCCGCCGAGGATTCAGCGGTGACCGACTGGAGCGTGAAGGCAGATCAGTATGGGCGTTTTTTATGCGCCATTTTTGACCACTGGGTGCGGCACGATGTAGGGCAAGTGTTTGTGCAGTTGTTCGATGTGGCGCTGGAAAATTGGATGGGGTTGGGGTCGTCGTTGTGTGTATTTGCCGAGACGTGCGGGGCGGCGATGGCGATTGAACACAACGGCGATTTATATAGCTGCGATC
This is a stretch of genomic DNA from Pirellulales bacterium. It encodes these proteins:
- a CDS encoding sulfatase: MPPHTRRAFLGQLAATTLAATVPGTLRAQSGPDPAKRKLNVLFIMSDDMRVELGCYASMFNAQTPNLDALAHAGVRFDRNYCQFPLCNPSRASLLTGRNPTQTSVLGNRTDFRVAHPDWTTLPQLFKDNGYVTVRAGKIYHGGIDDAPSWSATSDKGGTTDDGSGPAVGKTMVIPRVQIPMPDGVLPPLPADNARAAYSDRIVVLEGNGEGHGDYHTADRTIENLQKYKDQPFFIACGFVKPHSPPTAPQKFIDLYDVDKIQLTPDFAAWPTVPAGFPSAAIRKRNADLFIGRGASEAEAKEVIRAYLASISWVDWNIGRVIAELDRLGLRENTIIVFLADHGYQLGEKGKWSKAGSLFEMGTRVPLIIHAPGAAGNGQACTRIVQSLDLYATLAQLCNLTLPSDNEGTSLVPLLEKPDTEWKQPGYSVWSEDGKTFHGVAVRTEEYRYAEYGPNGQNGAMLFDCKADPLEMKNLADDPKFAAVRVELSALTRKYAANL
- a CDS encoding anaerobic sulfatase maturase, coding for MPIKSVSMEPGHGFHVLTKPIGPICNLDCKYCFYLEKEKLYPGERKWAMSDDVLEAYILQYIAGQAGPEVYFAWQGGEPTLLGVGFFQRAIELQRKYAGGKHIFNALQTNGTLLDDDWCAFFSEHAFLVGLSIDGPAELHDAYRVDKHGGKTFEAVMRGLGFLQKHGVDFNTLTVVNRVNAEQPLELYRFLKEIGSAYLQFIPLVERVAPAAEMNARGVQLAEPPVAGEKAAEDSAVTDWSVKADQYGRFLCAIFDHWVRHDVGQVFVQLFDVALENWMGLGSSLCVFAETCGAAMAIEHNGDLYSCDHYVYPQYKLGNVMNLSLGEMARSAAQAKFGNDKLNTLPEYCRQCEVRFACNGECPKHRFLRTPDGEEGLNYLCAAYKHFFRHVDPYMRTMGELLRAGNAAAEIMAILRAEEREL